Genomic segment of Arachis hypogaea cultivar Tifrunner chromosome 11, arahy.Tifrunner.gnm2.J5K5, whole genome shotgun sequence:
AATTCTATCAATCAGTAATTACCAAAATGAAAAAtccacaagaatgaaaatagaaataactatAATCAGTCTACTAGCTATAGGATTCACAATTAAGATGATTCACAATGAAAGGATAATTGACTATAACAATGAATTTAAGATGGATTGATCGACTTAGGAGGCtgctataaatatatatagtactCTACTTAAGAGGCTGCTGGCAGGGAATTAAGAGAGTAGTACGTTTGGTTGgtggagagaaagaaagagagtgacatgaatgaatgaatgattgtaGAGTTAAACTTGTTCACAAGTTATCACTGGTGCTGTGATGGCTAACAGCGCAGTATGCGGGTCTTCCATCCATCAACCATGACTAAAGTCTATACCGTATATTCTTTAATTTGTACCAAAACACATGGATTCAACTTTGGAAAAACAAATGAAGAAAAGTAGTAAAAAGAAACACAACACATACAACACTAATAGTAATGAACAATTATTTATatgattttacttttttttttcttaagagAATATATATTCAACTTGTCTTAAATTTATTTTCCCTAATTAAGTGACTTGATGACTAAAAAAGTTATTAAGGTTTTCTTTTTATTCAAACTATTAATTAAcacatgaaaataataattgaatgcTAGCTTCAACTACAACCtcttatttaatcattttttccCTTTTATCTCTGGTGAAATATATCCAAAATTCACTTCTATATATAACTTTAAGAACTaccattactatatatatatatatatatatatatatatatatatatatatatatataagaatacgTTTGACTTGCTATCTTCAAAAATAGATTGGTCTCCTTCTTGTTGGGTATATGAGTATGagaagatgacaaaatcttatatttatGTAGTGGTTTCAAGGCACAATTAGATCactttctttagagagatatttgtccccacacttatttgctatagggttgatgacaatactctcccaggatacaatgaaacctaagaatttcttaattagcaatagtaagaaattctcaactctcttgaacgTAGTAAATCTCTTAATGGTTGAGTAAATTGTATACttagtactttttttttgaaatagtggacaaggacttatttatacatattgcacgtagcaattatgattagttacgtatacaaatggttgtgtcttttctattgccaatagatacaatgttttgaacatatacaactcttaaagagttgtgtcccTTTAGCCAATAGATACAACGTTTTGAACACACACAATCCTTAAAAGGTTGTGTCCTTTCAACCAAATGGTACTAAACGGCTAGTAACcgattattaatattaattaatcaaatttgtaaatacccttcaatcccccactatttacaaaatttaaatgtcatacaagtatatgcataaagaatgtgtcactaagattaaacattcttttagtgtaaattttaaagttctaacgaagtaataggtgtctaatcgattaaacctatactccatatgctagtaccaaaaatcacacacattacttataccctccaagttcaagagtttacaattttaagaacttatatggccttgtgctcatcctggtttcatgaatatttacgagaataaatcctctaaaattctcgattagagcggcaccactcttatattcatataggtggaatcttttgatagataatattatcattccattaagagtttaaactcaccctcctaatttattgtaaatatCACTAAATCCTATACCTCAGTGCTCCAATTgctaaataacttgttattaccCATTAAACCTTGAAACTAGTGGTCTACTAGAATAAGGTTGGGTTCCCATCATTTAGCAATAATAGGTTTTAATCCTATTTTAGCAgtagtttctttgattttatccctTGACAAACCTTTAGTCAAAGGGTCTGCTAAATTTCCTTGAGATCTTATATAAGTAATGGTAATTACACCATCATCTATTAGTTGCCTCACAAACTCATGTCTCAAACTTATATGTCTAGACTTTCCATTATAAACCTTGTTATATGCTCGTGACATGGTTGATTCACTATCACAGAAGATTGAAATGGCTGTCGTCTGCTGTGGCCACAgctttatatcatataacaaatttcTTAACCCTTCCGCTTCTTTACTTGCGGCTGATAAAGCTACAAACTCAGCCTCCATAGTAGAATGTGTAATACATGTTTGTTTCTTTGAGGCCTAACTTATTGCTCCACCACCTATGGTGAAAATCCATCCTGAAGTGGATTTGTTATCACTAAGATTTGTAATCCAACTTGCGTCGGAATAACCTTCTAAAACTGCAGGATAATCACTATAATGTAATCCCAAgtttatggttttcttgagataaccaAGAACTCTTGTTATAGCTTTCCAATGTTGATTGCTAGGTTTTCCTGTAAACCTTGATAATTTGCACACAGAAAATGCTATATCAGGTCTAGTACAATGCATTGCATATATTAAACTTCCTATAGCACTAGCATATTCTAATTGTGCTATAGGTCTTCCCATGTTTCCTTCTAAGATTAGGATCATACGGCATATTGGATTCTTTAATTGTGAGATGATCAAACTTTTCCAATACCTTTTTAatataatgagattgacttaaagtaaaaccaacttcattcttatgcacctttatgcctaatattgtatcaacttcattcaaatctttcatcttgaatttagaagttagatactccttcgttatacgaattccttctaaatttgttccgatgatcaacatatcatcaacatataaacaaataattactccataatctttagtaaattttgagtaaatacatttatccgcactattatgtgagaagccatttgataacaccactgaatcaaacttctcatgccattgtttaggcgcttgttttagcccatacaaagacttaattaatttgcaaactttcttttcatttccAGGTAGTACATAGCCTTCcggttgctccatataaatttcttcATTAAGATCTCCATTTAAAAAAGCCGTTTTAACATCCATATGATGTATATGAAGCTTATGTATGGATGCTAATGCTATAAGAGCCCTAATAGAAGTCATTCTTGCCACAGGTGCGTAGGTATCAAAATAGTCTAGACCTTCTTGTTGTCTAAACCCCTTGGCCACTAACCTTGCTTTAAAGGTTTGTAATGAACCATCAGTGTTATACTTTCTTCTAAATACCCACTTACATCCTATAGGCTTTGATCCTGGAGGCAAATCAACCAAGACCCAAGTATTGTTAGATAATATTGAGTACATTTCATCGTTTATTGCTTCTTTCCAAAAAGCAGAATCTCTTGAAGCCATAGCCTCTTTGAACGTTTGAGGATCACCCTCTATGTTCATCACAATAGGAATCTTGTTTGTTACAGAATTTCTAGTTCCTTCTACCAAAAGGTGATAgcctgagaagaaataaaatttggACCGaagtccttttcttttcttactctcaAGCTCTTCCTTGGTTCAATCAACTCTTTGTCGTTTAgacgtttattattttgattatttatttcttgtgaaATATTAGTATCATTTTGGAGATACTCTGAATTAGaagttgaatcattgataaatttattttcaataaattctacTTCTCTTGATTCAACAACTACATTAGACACTAAGTCTAATATTCTATATGCTTTAGAATTTTGAGCATATCCTATAAAAGCGCCTTTTATGGCTCTTGGCCCCAATTTGGTTCTCTTTTGATCAGGAACTCGATAAAAGGCTAAACACCCCCACactttaagataatttaaattaggtttccttcctttccaaatttcataaagagaaacctttctatgtcttgatggtatcctattatggatatgacataatgtcaataatgcttcaccccacaaattgtaaggcaattttgcatttagtaacattgaattaaccatatcCACTAAGGTACGGTTTTTCCTTTCCGCCAAACTATTTTGTTGCGGAGTACATGGAGCGAAAGATTCATGCACAATACCATGTAATTCACAAAAGTgatcaaattcattagaaaaataTTCTCCACCTCGATCACTATgaaaaacttttattttcttattatgcatattttctacttccattttatatttcttaaacaTTTCAAAAGCTTCATCTTTATTTCTAAGCAAATACACATAAGTAAATCTAGAACAATCATCAATGAAGGTTATAAAGTATCTTTTTCCTCCTCTAGTAATATTGCCATTTAGTTCACAAATATCACTATGAATCAATTCTAATAAATGTGTATTTCTTTCAACCTTAGAAAAAGGTTTCTTAGTAATTTTGGATTGTATGCAAATATCACATTTCTTATTAAAATCCTTGTTACTAAGATCAATATAGTTATTATTTTGCATATATTCAATTGATTTGTAATTTAAGTGTGCTAATCTACTATGCCATAAATCACAAGAATCAACAACATACAAGGAAACATTCACTTTATTAATACTAAGTTTAAACATGCCTTCAGTACAATATCCTTTTCCTATGAACACATCATTCTTAAGCAAGATCACTTTATCGGATTCCATTACAACTTTGAATCCTTTCTTACACAAGAGACTAACTGAAACTAAATTTTTTCTCAAATCTGGAACATGAAGtacatttattaaacttaatttctttccagaTGTAAAATTTAATTCAACACTTCCTTGACCACAAACTTTGGCTGAGTTATCATTGCCCATCAAGACTTCTCTATTGTTCACTTCttcatatgttttgaattggttgcgATCATTGCAAACGTGAACAGTAGCCCCAGAATCTAACCACCACTCAAGTGATTTTTCTTGTGTTGCTATGTTGACTTCTGTAACCATGCCAATATGCATGTTTTGTACTTTTTCTACAACCATAGCAATTAGATCCTTCTCTTCCACTAAGTTGGTCTTTGATGCTTCCTTTTTCAGAAGTCTACATTCTTTGATATAGTGTCCTTTCTTGTGACAATGATAACACTCTCTTTGTCTCTTCTTATCTTGCTATGAATCTTTAGagaactttcttttcttcttattgatgtTATTTTCATCAATATGATTCACTTTAGAACTTTGAGAAAGATACGCAGCATCACGTTTTCGAGTTTCCTCCTCTATACGTATATGCCTTAGTAATTTCTCAATTGTGAAGTCCACACCAAGATGTAAAAGTTTCTTCTTATAACCATTCCAAGATGaaggaaattttgaaataattgctcCAACTTGTAATGATTCAGGGATCACCACTTGTAGATCACGAAGTCTACTTACAAGGATTTGTAATTCGTGAATTTGATCCATGACAGGcatagtatcattcataataaattcaaaatattttatcatGATAAACTTATATGTTCCTTGTCGTTCGGTATTGTACTTTTCTTCCAAAGACTTCCAAATCTCTAATGGTGATTGAATTGACATGTAGAGATCATAGAGTCGGTCGGATAAAGTGTTGAGGATATGACCTCGACATGCGAAAGTATCTTCATCACGTTTCTTCTTCAATTGAAcgatcttttctttctcttccggtGTGACGTTTTCAGCGGCATCGGTAATTGGTGTAGTCTTTGGGTCAATCACATATGCAAGATTGAGAACTGAAAGAAGAAACATCATCTTGTCTTTCCAATGGTTGAAGTTCATTCCATCAAAGCAATCTAATTTGACAAACTCTTGATTCATGACCTTGAACGTAGTGTTTTGATCTTGTGCCATCTTCaagaaatatctctctaaaattgttgggtatatgagtatgagaagatgacaaaatcttatatttatGTAGTTgtttcaaggcacgattagatcactttctttagagagatatttgtccccacacttagttgctatTGAGTTGATGACAGTACTCTCCcaggatacaatgaaacctaagaatttcttaattagcaatagtaagaaattctcaactctcttcAACGTAGTAAATCTCTTAATGGTTGAGTAAATTGTACACTTAGTACTTTTTTCTTGAAATAGTGGacaaggacttatttatacatattgcacatagcaattatgattagttacgtatacaaatggttgtgtcttttctattgccaatagatacaatgttttgaacatatacaactcttaaagagttgtgtccctttagccaatagatacaatgttttgaacatataCAACTCTTAAAGAGTTGTGTCCTTTCAACCAAATGGTACTAAACGGCTAGTAaccatttattaatattaataatattaataataatatcaataatattaataatattaattaatcaaatttgtaaatacccttcacttctttgatacacaagagagagagagaggaattaTCCTTTCGGATTAGGTATAGTAATCAATagaggaatatatatatatatatatatatatatatatatatatatatatatgaatcatctTAAATTCATACAGACAACAATGAATCATCTTAAATTCACAATGAAAATAGCAATAATTATAACAAGTCTACAAGCTACACAGAATacaatttgaaaaaaagattcaCAACGAAAAATTGACTTTCCTGAGCTATAAGATTGTTACAGAGTAATAAGAGTTCAGCAATGATGGTTTTGGTAGCTAGGGCACAACCAACTCACCATGAACGACGACGGCGACTAGGAATTCCGACGGCGGTAGTAACAGAGGAACGGCTCTTCCTCTGTTGCGTCACTTTCTCACAGGCGTCCCTTCCTTCCTCTCTACGGAAGCATCAATAGCAACCTCCTATCCTTGTTTGGTTCCTTCCAGCGACAGCAGCGGCTTCCAATAACAGCAACAGTGGCAAGGCGCGGCGACGACGGCAACGAAGATGAGCTCCTTCTCTTCCTCGCGTCACGCATTCTGTACgtgtctctctctcactctcatttTTCCCTCAAGGTCAGTAGCAACGGTGCCTGTGGTCACCACCGGCAGCGCCTCTCCCTTCCCCTCCCCTTCCCGTTCTCTAATCCCCTTTCGTGCTCCCCATCTTCTCTCGTTTTCCCCCTCTCTGTTTCCCCTTATCTCATTTTCCCTTCTGTATGTGACTGTGTGTATGTTTAAATTATGTTAGGGTTAGGGATTGTTAAATTAGGGTAttactagtgttaaacccgtgcaATGCACAGGCTTACATTTTAATTTGACATGATAAATcggaaataatattttataattataaatttctcaagtttagtataacactatcattgtcattatataataaacgtacttaatatgttgttttatctttattcaaagtaaaatacaaaTGGAATAGTTTGAAGTCTATAATATTCTTGAGTCATAAAGAAAGAGAtctgaaaaaaataagaacatatataactgtaatagtaGCATGTCAATTTTATACTAAACTTTATATTATAAGTCTAATGaaaatttatcgacaacctagtattttactaacctcattagaaaagcaattggcaTATAATGTTGTGCTTGATTTCaagtgtaaatcataacatgTTACTAAGATGAAATTACTATTTTCttatctaaatattattaaaaacttcaTTGAACACGGCATTTATTGTTGATGAGTTTGGATTGTTGTCTTCATCTAGAATTAGAATGTTCAGACCAttgcgactcttaactcttgacaaagcaacgtAAAATTGCCCATTAGTGAACACTGATTTTGGCAAGTAAAGTCCTATATGTGATAGTGATTTACCATATAGTGAAATACCTtagtttttcaatatttttctccTCATATATTATAGTATCCCGTCAACCAATAATGTCTAAGTTGCATTCTAAATACGATTTAGTTTGTTAACACTATTAGATATCAATAGTATGACAAACAGTTTTGTCAATTGATGATCAGACCTCAATAATAGCTGCAATGAATCTTCTATCGTCACACAGTAGTCCCATAAAATAGAAAACATCTTGTTAGTTAGGATATGTAATCCCATTAACTGTCCTAATAGATTCATATGTTGTGCAACCTTTttgaataattaacaaaattctcatatagTAGATATCATATGTACCCGGTAGAACATAGTTTAACCTCCCGATAGAATATTCTCTCTTGCATGGATATCATTCCCTTTCTTCTCTATCATGAACAAATTGATTTGGAAACTCAGCATACGTTAAAGTTTGACCTCCTTCAAATTCTTTGTTGGCCTCCATCCATGTTAAGAACATCGTacctttccctttctcttgatcCATGATTTTCTCAAAATTGTCATCGTCTTTAACGATGATATTTTGCTTTCCAGGTAAATAAAAGGTTAATCTCATCACTGAAGACCATCTCCGATGAATATCATAAGCCAAAGTTCTCCACACAGCCTTCCGTTTAGACAAATAcccataattataaaattatttgatctcataatacatttttttaagtatgctttatcttttatatttttaatactaacataccaataataacattttaaataaaaagatggAAAAATATTTATTCAACGAAAATAATGTTTTCCTCAACAAATTAAAATCTTTCAAGCACAATAAAGtttaatattacaaaaatatttataacaaaataaagttaaaataacaatctaaataaaaaatactaaaataaataattttaaatttaaagaataaaatcttaaaacaaatctaaataaataaatttacattgAAGTCAATATTAAAATTCTTAGATTTCGTTTTACTCATCTAATACGTGTAAGTGTTTatatttaagaaaattaattacaacttaaaaaataacaacaaaaaaaattgtaccaaactatatacatatatattttatattttaaagtttaaaaattaccaaattcataaaatttttaaaacaatataaattattttttattgaagaaatagttacaatttaaaaattaataattaattattttaattttataaagatCAAATGACgtaaaatgttttttttaaagtatgtttattttttatatttttaatattaacatattaataataatattttaaataaaaagatagaaaaaatatttattttccacaaaaacaaatattttttaacaaattaaaatccttcaagtacaaaaaaaatttaaaattataaaatattttgtaacaaactaaagttaaaataacaatttaaatacaaaatactaaAACATATAAATTTGAATATATAGAATGAAATCTTGaaacaaattcaaataaataaacttatatTGAAGTTAATATTAAAATTCCTAGATTTCGTTTTACTCATCTATTATGtgtaagtatttatatttaaaaaataataattgattatcCATCATCGACTTCTCTTAGAAAATTTATGAATCGAGACACAAGAACCCTTTTAAATGAGgcatgtattttttgaaaatttttttgaaaattttaaattaagtgcaaataaattaaattttcacatCCTAATTCTCCGTCcagttttaaattttcattc
This window contains:
- the LOC140176151 gene encoding uncharacterized protein yields the protein MAQDQNTTFKVMNQEFVKLDCFDGMNFNHWKDKMMFLLSVLNLAYVIDPKTTPITDAAENVTPEEKEKIVQLKKKRDEDTFACRGHILNTLSDRLYDLYMSIQSPLEIWKSLEEKYNTERQGTYKFIMIKYFEFIMNDTMPVMDQIHELQILVSRLRDLQVVIPESLQVGAIISKFPSSWNGYKKKLLHLGVDFTIEKLLRHIRIEEETRKRDAAYLSQSSKVNHIDENNINKKKRKFSKDS